The Deltaproteobacteria bacterium genome has a segment encoding these proteins:
- a CDS encoding substrate-binding domain-containing protein has translation MKKTALFFLSIIILLLMPASGLAKRKLVIAGTGDSQLLLRTLAKAFEKKYKKVKVDVPDSIGSSGGIRAVAEGAADLGRVAREIKEIEKKYKLNYMLFARSPVVFAVNPSVRGVDNVSRSNILKIMKGEISSWTELGGDEYKIYIVQREFGDSSRTAIGNIIPELKEMKEMVGKTFFSTPDTVAALSRYQYTLGYTSLSAIKGTDLIILKVDGIYPSAENIINDSYPYVVPLGFVWQGKLKGLKKKFINFVKSKEGKRIITEFGAVPTEK, from the coding sequence ATGAAAAAGACCGCTCTTTTCTTTCTATCAATCATTATATTGCTCTTGATGCCGGCCTCCGGTCTGGCAAAAAGAAAACTGGTCATTGCCGGTACGGGAGACAGCCAGCTACTTTTAAGGACTCTGGCAAAAGCATTTGAAAAGAAGTACAAAAAGGTCAAAGTCGATGTGCCTGACAGCATAGGCAGCAGTGGCGGTATCCGGGCTGTGGCAGAGGGAGCGGCAGATCTGGGCAGAGTCGCCAGGGAAATAAAGGAAATAGAAAAAAAGTATAAGCTCAACTACATGCTTTTTGCCCGTTCGCCCGTTGTTTTCGCCGTCAATCCCAGCGTCCGGGGTGTTGATAACGTCTCTCGCAGTAACATCCTGAAGATTATGAAGGGAGAGATTTCTTCCTGGACAGAACTGGGCGGTGATGAGTACAAGATATATATCGTTCAAAGAGAATTCGGCGATTCATCGAGAACAGCCATTGGCAATATCATCCCCGAACTGAAGGAAATGAAAGAAATGGTGGGAAAGACTTTCTTCTCTACTCCTGATACGGTAGCCGCCCTGTCCAGGTATCAATATACACTTGGCTATACATCACTATCGGCTATTAAGGGCACAGACCTTATCATATTGAAAGTTGACGGTATTTATCCCTCGGCAGAAAATATTATAAATGACAGCTATCCCTATGTAGTGCCCCTCGGATTTGTCTGGCAAGGGAAATTAAAGGGTTTGAAAAAAAAGTTTATAAATTTTGTCAAAAGCAAAGAAGGGAAAAGGATTATCACTGAATTTGGCGCCGTCCCCACCGAAAAATAA